From Gordonia crocea, the proteins below share one genomic window:
- a CDS encoding amino acid ABC transporter permease produces MSAQATVLYDAPGPRARVRNAVIAVAFLLVMALVAAWVVARLADRGQLAGAMWRPFITASTWTTYILPGLWGTITAAAVSIAAALVLGALLGIGRMSDHRAVRLFCGAFTEGFRAIPVLLLILFTYYLYAQYGLVPPSRLAFAAVVTGLTLYNGTVIAEILRSGINSLPRGQAEAGVALGLRKSQLMRIVLLPQAITAMLPALVSQMVIALKDSALGYIIGYVEVVRSGIMSASFYGNYLPALIVVALVMIAINFSLTALATRLERRLRSGRGKRGAVAAVELDAVEAAD; encoded by the coding sequence ATGAGCGCGCAGGCGACCGTCCTCTACGACGCACCGGGGCCGCGGGCACGGGTCCGCAACGCCGTGATCGCCGTCGCCTTCCTCCTGGTGATGGCCCTCGTCGCCGCCTGGGTCGTGGCCCGCCTCGCCGACCGCGGCCAACTCGCCGGCGCCATGTGGCGCCCATTCATCACGGCGTCGACCTGGACGACCTACATCCTGCCCGGACTGTGGGGGACGATCACCGCGGCCGCCGTCTCGATCGCGGCCGCGCTCGTGCTCGGGGCACTGCTGGGCATCGGGCGGATGTCCGACCACCGCGCCGTGCGGCTGTTCTGCGGGGCGTTCACCGAGGGCTTCCGCGCGATCCCGGTCCTGCTCCTCATCTTGTTCACCTACTACCTCTACGCGCAGTACGGGCTCGTGCCGCCCTCCCGGTTGGCCTTCGCCGCCGTCGTCACCGGTCTCACGCTGTACAACGGGACGGTGATCGCCGAGATCCTCCGATCCGGGATCAACTCGTTGCCGCGAGGCCAAGCAGAGGCGGGCGTCGCGCTGGGCCTGCGGAAATCGCAGCTGATGCGCATCGTGCTACTCCCCCAGGCGATCACCGCGATGCTGCCGGCGCTCGTCTCCCAGATGGTGATCGCCCTCAAGGACAGCGCGCTCGGCTACATCATCGGCTACGTCGAGGTCGTCCGGTCCGGCATCATGTCCGCGTCCTTCTACGGGAACTACCTCCCCGCGCTGATCGTCGTCGCCCTCGTGATGATCGCGATCAACTTCTCGCTCACCGCGCTGGCCACCCGTCTCGAACGGCGACTCCGCAGCGGCCGCGGCAAACGCGGCGCCGTGGCCGCGGTCGAACTCGATGCGGTGGAAGCAGCCGATTAG
- the recA gene encoding recombinase RecA, protein MAAASQDREKALDLALAQIDKNFGKGSVMRLGEETRQPIEVIPTGSVALDIALGIGGLPRGRVVEIYGPESSGKTTVALHAVANAQAQGGIAAFIDAEHALDPDYAAKLGVDTDALLVSQPDTGEQALEIADMLIRSGALDILVIDSVAALVPRAEIEGEMGDSHVGLQARLMSQALRKMTSALSNSNTTAIFINQLREKIGVMFGSPETTTGGKALKFYSSVRLDVRRIETLKDGTDAVGNRTRVKVVKNKVAPPFKQAEFDILYGQGISREGSLIDLGVNEGFIRKSGSWFTYEGDQLGQGKENARNFLKENPDIADEIEKKIKDKLGVGVAAGEELDPDAMAPVPVEF, encoded by the coding sequence ATGGCCGCCGCTTCGCAAGATCGTGAGAAGGCACTCGACCTGGCACTGGCCCAGATCGACAAGAACTTTGGCAAGGGCTCGGTCATGCGGCTGGGCGAGGAGACCCGGCAGCCCATCGAGGTCATCCCCACCGGCTCGGTGGCACTGGACATCGCACTGGGTATCGGCGGTCTGCCGCGCGGCCGCGTGGTGGAGATCTACGGTCCGGAGTCGTCGGGCAAGACCACCGTCGCCCTGCACGCGGTGGCCAACGCGCAGGCCCAGGGCGGGATTGCAGCGTTCATCGACGCCGAGCACGCCCTGGACCCGGATTACGCGGCGAAGCTGGGCGTCGACACCGACGCCCTCCTGGTGTCCCAACCCGATACCGGGGAGCAGGCACTGGAGATCGCCGACATGCTGATCCGCTCGGGGGCGCTCGACATCCTGGTGATCGACTCGGTGGCGGCACTGGTGCCGCGCGCGGAGATCGAGGGCGAGATGGGCGACAGCCACGTCGGCCTGCAGGCCCGGCTGATGAGTCAGGCGCTGCGCAAGATGACGTCGGCGCTGAGCAACTCCAACACCACCGCGATCTTCATCAACCAGCTCCGCGAGAAGATCGGCGTCATGTTCGGCTCGCCGGAGACGACGACCGGCGGCAAGGCGCTGAAGTTCTACTCGTCGGTGCGGTTGGACGTGCGCCGGATCGAGACCCTGAAGGACGGGACCGACGCGGTCGGCAACCGGACCCGCGTGAAGGTCGTGAAGAACAAGGTGGCCCCGCCGTTCAAGCAGGCCGAGTTCGACATCCTCTACGGTCAGGGGATCTCGCGCGAGGGTTCGTTGATCGACCTCGGTGTCAACGAGGGCTTCATCCGCAAGTCGGGTTCGTGGTTCACCTATGAGGGCGACCAGCTGGGGCAGGGCAAGGAGAACGCCCGCAACTTCCTCAAGGAGAACCCGGACATCGCCGACGAGATCGAGAAGAAGATCAAGGACAAGCTCGGTGTCGGGGTCGCGGCCGGCGAGGAGCTCGATCCGGACGCGATGGCTCCGGTGCCCGTCGAGTTCTAA
- a CDS encoding DUF3046 domain-containing protein translates to MRLTDFTELMNEQFGEQTAASMLVDHVLVDLGGRTGAQAIEEGVDPRDVWRAMCRDFDVPRANW, encoded by the coding sequence ATGCGCCTGACGGACTTCACCGAGCTCATGAACGAGCAGTTTGGCGAGCAGACCGCCGCATCGATGCTGGTCGACCACGTATTGGTCGATCTCGGTGGGCGGACCGGGGCGCAAGCCATCGAGGAGGGGGTCGACCCCCGTGACGTCTGGCGGGCGATGTGCCGCGACTTTGACGTCCCCCGCGCCAACTGGTGA
- a CDS encoding transporter substrate-binding domain-containing protein: MAGALRRTLVALAVLASCLGVLTACGSNPRNLLDSIRSGHVILGAKFDQPGLGLRDPTRDDVVGFDPSVSRFVVNHIADRLRVPHPRITWRETPSAQREALISYGEVDMIAATYSITTSRLAKVDFAGPYLINYQGLLVSGGNSAVKALADLDNPERILCSVTGSTPAQNVKRELPGVQLQEFDSYSSCVEALRNNKVDALTTDEVILAGYAHFFPQYGMRVLSMVYDRDACSPKGQFIPQGRPFSTERYGIGLAKGQPQSVDAVNEALRAMIAPRPGRPSAWEEALRSAVGNEMVDAMAARAAAPGSRFGFLPAPGDLSFLESTSTPCPPGMKR, translated from the coding sequence ATGGCCGGCGCACTGCGACGCACCCTGGTGGCCCTGGCCGTCCTCGCCTCGTGCCTCGGGGTGCTCACCGCCTGCGGGAGCAACCCGCGCAACCTGCTCGACTCGATCCGCTCGGGCCACGTCATCCTCGGCGCCAAATTCGACCAGCCGGGCCTGGGGTTGCGCGACCCGACCCGCGACGACGTCGTCGGCTTCGATCCCTCGGTCTCGCGCTTCGTGGTCAACCACATCGCCGACCGCCTCCGCGTCCCCCACCCGCGCATCACCTGGCGCGAGACCCCCTCGGCGCAGCGCGAGGCGCTGATCAGCTACGGCGAGGTCGACATGATCGCCGCAACCTATTCGATCACCACCAGCCGTCTGGCGAAGGTCGACTTCGCCGGGCCGTACCTGATCAACTACCAGGGACTGCTGGTAAGCGGCGGCAACTCCGCGGTGAAGGCCCTCGCCGACCTCGACAATCCCGAGCGCATCCTGTGCTCGGTGACCGGGTCGACCCCGGCGCAGAACGTCAAACGCGAGCTGCCCGGGGTCCAACTCCAAGAGTTCGACTCCTACTCGTCGTGCGTCGAGGCACTGCGCAACAACAAAGTCGACGCCCTGACCACCGACGAGGTGATCCTGGCCGGCTACGCCCACTTCTTCCCCCAGTACGGCATGCGGGTGCTGTCGATGGTCTACGACCGCGACGCCTGCAGCCCCAAGGGGCAGTTCATCCCCCAGGGTCGCCCGTTCTCCACCGAGCGGTACGGGATCGGGCTGGCCAAGGGCCAACCGCAGTCGGTGGACGCCGTCAACGAGGCGCTGCGCGCCATGATCGCGCCGCGCCCCGGCCGGCCCTCGGCCTGGGAGGAAGCACTGCGCTCGGCCGTCGGCAACGAGATGGTCGATGCCATGGCCGCGCGGGCCGCCGCCCCCGGATCGCGCTTCGGGTTCCTCCCCGCTCCCGGCGACCTGTCGTTCCTCGAGTCCACCTCGACTCCGTGCCCGCCGGGGATGAAGCGGTGA
- a CDS encoding amino acid ABC transporter permease, translated as MSALWADMAPVLWPAFAMTLKLTVLSAVGALVWGVILAGMRVSPVPVMRWFATGYITIVRNTPLTLIVLFCSLGLYTNLGVALAPHGPHFVADNNFRLAVLAFVLYTATFVSETLRAGFNTVPIGQAEAARSLGLGFTQVFGGIVLPQAMRSVILPMGSVLIALTKNTTIASVIGVSEAALLMKTQIENHANLVLAIFAIIAVGFMIITLTEGFVFGWLANRFAVKR; from the coding sequence GTGAGCGCGCTGTGGGCGGATATGGCCCCGGTGTTGTGGCCCGCCTTCGCCATGACCCTGAAACTGACCGTGCTCTCGGCGGTGGGCGCCCTGGTGTGGGGGGTGATCCTGGCCGGCATGCGGGTGTCCCCCGTGCCGGTGATGCGCTGGTTCGCCACCGGATACATCACCATCGTCCGCAACACCCCGCTGACGCTGATCGTGCTGTTCTGTTCGCTGGGCCTCTACACGAACCTCGGTGTCGCGCTCGCCCCGCACGGCCCACATTTCGTGGCGGACAACAATTTCCGACTCGCCGTGCTCGCCTTCGTGCTCTACACGGCCACCTTCGTCAGCGAAACGCTGCGCGCCGGGTTCAACACCGTGCCGATCGGCCAGGCGGAGGCGGCCCGCTCGCTGGGCCTCGGCTTCACCCAGGTGTTCGGCGGCATCGTGTTGCCCCAGGCGATGCGTTCGGTGATCCTCCCGATGGGCAGCGTCCTCATCGCACTCACCAAGAACACCACCATCGCCTCGGTCATCGGCGTCAGTGAAGCCGCGCTACTCATGAAGACCCAGATCGAGAACCATGCGAACCTCGTCCTCGCGATCTTCGCCATCATCGCCGTCGGGTTCATGATCATCACCCTGACCGAGGGCTTTGTCTTCGGCTGGTTGGCCAACCGATTCGCGGTGAAACGATGA
- a CDS encoding amino acid ABC transporter ATP-binding protein — translation MVSLQHVDKHFGDLHVLRDINLDIPAGQVVVLLGPSGSGKSTLCRTINRLEPIDSGEIYLDGHLLPEEGRDLAALRAEVGMVFQSFNLFAHKTILENVTLAPIKVRKKSKAQAEAKAMELLERVGVAAQRDKYPAQLSGGQQQRVAIARSLAMEPRVMLFDEPTSALDPEMVNEVLDVMVSLAHEGMTMVVVTHEMGFARKAADRVIFMADGAIVEDADPDTFFTSPDSDRARDFLSKILDH, via the coding sequence ATGGTCTCCCTCCAGCACGTCGACAAGCATTTCGGCGACCTCCACGTGCTGCGCGACATCAACCTCGACATCCCGGCCGGGCAGGTCGTCGTGCTGCTGGGTCCATCCGGCTCGGGCAAGTCCACCCTCTGCCGGACGATCAACCGCCTCGAGCCGATCGACAGCGGTGAGATCTACCTCGACGGGCACCTCCTCCCCGAGGAGGGCCGCGACCTCGCCGCGTTGCGTGCCGAGGTGGGCATGGTCTTCCAATCGTTCAACCTGTTCGCCCACAAGACGATCCTGGAAAACGTGACCCTCGCCCCGATCAAGGTGCGCAAGAAGTCGAAGGCGCAGGCCGAGGCGAAGGCGATGGAACTGCTCGAGCGGGTCGGGGTCGCGGCACAGCGCGACAAGTACCCCGCCCAACTGTCGGGCGGCCAGCAGCAGCGCGTGGCTATCGCCCGATCGCTGGCGATGGAGCCGCGGGTCATGTTGTTCGACGAGCCGACGTCGGCGCTCGATCCGGAGATGGTGAACGAGGTCCTCGACGTCATGGTCTCCCTCGCGCACGAGGGCATGACGATGGTCGTCGTGACCCATGAGATGGGCTTCGCGCGCAAAGCCGCCGACCGCGTGATCTTCATGGCCGACGGCGCGATCGTCGAAGACGCCGATCCCGACACCTTCTTCACCTCGCCCGACAGCGACCGCGCACGCGACTTCCTGTCGAAGATCCTGGACCACTGA
- a CDS encoding DUF349 domain-containing protein produces the protein MTTSDSTPSTSPPTTSGDPAAPKPGPKPGPRPGPHPGAKPVTNAPITHQPTHAGDPHRYGRVDETGTVWLTTAEGEREVGQWQAGSPDEGLAHFARRFEDLATEVEILEERLAARSGDPRKTRTAAQHLLDALPTAHVIGDVAALETRLKAITATAEDVAEEVKAQRAHDREEAVARKTALAVEAEELANDATQWKAAGDRIRAILDEWREIKGIDRKTDDVLWKRYSRARDKFNRRRGAHFAELDRDRSAAKDRKEELIAQAEELSSSTDWGPTSGRFRELMAEWKAAGRAPRDVDDALWHRFKAAQDVFFAARNAESTQRDEEFTANAEAKAKLLDEAEATIDPAADLTAARRALRSLQERWDELGKVPRAQMGPLDGRLRALERRIREAEDASWRREDPEVAARAAQFAEKVAALEEQARKAEERGKTSDAKKLREQADQWREWAKAAESAVSDR, from the coding sequence ATGACCACCTCCGACTCCACCCCTTCGACTTCGCCACCGACGACGAGCGGTGATCCAGCGGCACCGAAACCCGGCCCCAAGCCCGGGCCGCGGCCGGGCCCCCATCCCGGCGCGAAGCCGGTGACCAATGCCCCGATCACACATCAGCCCACCCATGCCGGCGACCCCCATCGCTACGGCCGGGTCGACGAGACCGGCACCGTCTGGTTGACAACCGCCGAGGGCGAGCGAGAGGTCGGACAGTGGCAGGCCGGCAGCCCGGACGAGGGTCTGGCGCACTTTGCCCGACGGTTCGAGGATCTGGCCACCGAGGTCGAGATCCTTGAGGAGCGGCTGGCGGCGCGCTCGGGAGATCCGCGCAAGACCCGCACCGCGGCACAGCACCTGCTGGACGCGCTGCCCACCGCGCACGTCATCGGCGACGTCGCGGCCTTGGAGACCCGCCTGAAGGCCATCACCGCGACGGCCGAGGACGTGGCCGAAGAGGTCAAAGCACAGCGGGCACATGACCGCGAGGAAGCCGTGGCACGCAAGACCGCCCTTGCCGTCGAAGCCGAAGAATTGGCCAACGACGCCACCCAGTGGAAAGCCGCCGGCGACCGGATCCGCGCCATCCTGGACGAGTGGCGCGAGATCAAGGGCATCGACCGCAAGACCGACGACGTCCTGTGGAAGCGCTACTCGCGGGCCCGCGACAAGTTCAACCGGCGCCGCGGCGCCCACTTCGCCGAACTGGACCGCGACCGGTCGGCGGCGAAGGACCGCAAGGAAGAGCTCATCGCCCAGGCCGAGGAGCTCTCGTCGTCGACCGACTGGGGGCCGACGTCGGGTCGATTCCGCGAACTGATGGCCGAGTGGAAGGCCGCCGGACGCGCGCCACGCGACGTCGACGACGCACTGTGGCACCGGTTCAAGGCCGCACAAGACGTGTTCTTCGCGGCGCGCAATGCCGAATCCACGCAGCGCGACGAGGAATTCACCGCCAACGCGGAGGCAAAGGCGAAGCTGCTCGACGAGGCGGAGGCGACCATCGACCCCGCCGCCGATCTGACGGCCGCCCGACGCGCGCTCCGCTCGCTGCAGGAACGCTGGGATGAGTTGGGGAAGGTGCCACGGGCCCAGATGGGACCGCTGGACGGGCGCCTACGCGCGTTGGAGCGCCGGATCCGCGAGGCCGAGGACGCGAGCTGGCGCCGCGAGGACCCCGAGGTGGCGGCACGCGCCGCCCAATTCGCCGAGAAGGTCGCCGCCCTCGAGGAACAGGCCCGCAAGGCCGAAGAACGCGGAAAGACCTCCGACGCGAAGAAGCTGCGCGAACAGGCCGACCAGTGGCGCGAATGGGCCAAGGCGGCGGAGAGCGCCGTTTCAGACCGCTGA
- a CDS encoding glycosyltransferase, whose translation MRVALVVGDEAGHAFPAFGLAGRLVEAGHQATVFTGKRWAHVDLGSASSAELPGLAAADDDDDDDAGAKLSTRAARMAVLLEPHLATRYDVVVSDVITRAGGWAAELAGLPWCELSPHPLYEQSRGLPPIGMGLAAGRGTLGRWRDRALRAMSARAVAAGERQRDEARAAIGLLGPPRPTAKLIATWPALEVYRPDWPAQAHLIGPLLWEPTQTRFDVPQTDDPLVVVAPSTAATGQGSLADAALRALGADSLGRRVRVVLSGLGVPTAAQCRQGAGAGIAELVTGTGRQDEVLTGAAVAVCGAGHGMLAKALGAGVPVVMVPGGGDQRELAARVARLGAGIDVGAPDPAAIAAAVRRVLGEGDFAAAARRVAESGARTVDPVAVVARAAVGGVS comes from the coding sequence GTGCGGGTGGCCCTCGTGGTCGGCGACGAGGCCGGTCACGCCTTCCCGGCATTCGGCCTGGCCGGCCGGCTCGTCGAGGCGGGCCATCAGGCGACCGTCTTCACCGGCAAACGGTGGGCGCACGTCGACCTCGGCTCCGCGTCGAGCGCCGAACTCCCCGGCTTGGCGGCCGCGGACGACGATGACGACGACGACGCCGGCGCGAAACTCAGCACCCGGGCCGCCCGAATGGCGGTCCTGCTCGAACCGCACCTCGCCACGCGATACGACGTCGTCGTCAGCGACGTGATCACCCGGGCCGGGGGCTGGGCCGCCGAACTGGCCGGTCTGCCCTGGTGCGAGCTGTCGCCGCATCCGCTCTACGAACAGTCGCGCGGCCTGCCGCCGATCGGGATGGGGCTGGCCGCGGGGCGCGGCACGCTCGGGCGGTGGCGCGATCGGGCGCTGCGCGCGATGAGTGCGCGGGCCGTCGCGGCCGGCGAGCGCCAGCGCGACGAGGCGCGGGCGGCGATCGGACTGCTCGGCCCGCCCCGGCCGACGGCCAAGCTGATTGCAACGTGGCCGGCGTTGGAGGTGTACCGGCCCGATTGGCCGGCGCAGGCCCATCTGATCGGTCCGCTGCTGTGGGAGCCGACGCAGACGCGGTTCGACGTCCCGCAGACCGATGACCCGCTCGTCGTCGTCGCCCCGTCGACCGCGGCGACCGGCCAGGGGTCACTGGCCGACGCGGCTTTGCGGGCCTTGGGCGCAGACTCCCTCGGCCGCCGGGTCCGGGTGGTCCTCTCCGGCCTGGGCGTGCCCACCGCGGCGCAGTGCCGGCAGGGTGCGGGTGCGGGGATCGCCGAGCTGGTCACGGGTACCGGGCGCCAGGACGAGGTCTTGACGGGCGCGGCGGTCGCGGTATGCGGCGCCGGGCACGGGATGCTCGCCAAGGCGCTGGGGGCGGGTGTGCCGGTCGTGATGGTCCCCGGTGGCGGCGACCAACGGGAACTGGCCGCCCGGGTCGCCCGGCTGGGGGCCGGGATCGACGTCGGCGCACCGGATCCCGCCGCGATTGCCGCAGCCGTGCGCCGGGTACTGGGAGAAGGGGATTTTGCCGCCGCGGCACGCCGGGTCGCCGAATCCGGGGCGCGCACCGTGGACCCGGTGGCGGTGGTGGCCCGCGCCGCGGTCGGCGGGGTGTCGTAG
- a CDS encoding regulatory protein RecX: MSSEDEAPGTRADRSAGDPESGRRASAWDAALRLLGVRARSRSEMLDRLTRRGFSADEVEAVMARLDKHALLDDEAFAREWVHSRGEYSRRGSVGLRHELRAKGIDEAVVAAVLTDVDPDDEYRRARELVERKLATSTADLSERTVRDSLMRRLSGMLIRRGFPQGIAYDVVREQLREHSQRG, encoded by the coding sequence GTGTCGTCGGAGGACGAAGCCCCCGGAACCCGCGCGGATCGGTCCGCCGGCGACCCCGAATCGGGGCGGCGGGCGTCCGCGTGGGATGCCGCACTGCGGCTGCTGGGCGTTCGGGCCCGCAGCCGCAGTGAGATGCTCGACCGGTTGACCCGCCGTGGCTTCAGTGCCGACGAGGTCGAGGCGGTCATGGCTCGGCTGGACAAACACGCCCTCCTCGACGACGAGGCATTCGCCCGCGAGTGGGTTCATTCCCGGGGGGAGTACTCCCGTCGGGGGAGTGTCGGGTTGCGACACGAGCTGCGGGCCAAGGGGATTGACGAGGCGGTGGTCGCGGCGGTGCTCACCGACGTCGATCCCGACGACGAGTACCGCCGGGCGCGGGAACTGGTCGAGCGCAAACTCGCCACCAGTACCGCGGATCTGTCCGAGCGCACCGTTCGGGACTCGCTGATGCGCCGGTTGAGCGGCATGCTGATCCGGCGGGGGTTCCCCCAGGGCATCGCCTACGACGTGGTGCGCGAACAACTCCGCGAGCACTCGCAGCGCGGCTGA
- the miaB gene encoding tRNA (N6-isopentenyl adenosine(37)-C2)-methylthiotransferase MiaB, which produces MNVHDSERISGLLEQAGYVAAAEGDEPDLVVFNTCAVRENADNKLYGNLSHLAPVKRRKPGMQIAVGGCLAQKDRSAVLDRAPWVDVVFGTHNIGSLPALLDRARHNDEAQVEILESLDRFPSTLPARRDSAYSGWVSVSVGCNNTCTFCIVPSLRGKETDRRPADILAEVQALVDQGVLEVTLLGQNVNAYGMSFADPDQPRNRGAFADLLRACGTIDGLERVRFTSPHPAEFTDDVIEAMAQTPNVCPQLHMPLQSGSDRVLRAMRRSYRQSKYLGILDRVRAAMPHAAITTDIIVGFPGETEEDFQATLDVVEAARFSSAFTFQYSPRPGTPAATMPDQVPPEVVTERYQRLVALQEKVCLAENETLVGTEVELLVTADSSRKSAEHDRLTGRARDGRLVHFVPGAGNAVSGPIRPGAGNVVSGPIRPGAGNAVSGPIRPGDVVTTTITAAAPHHLMADGGVTTIRHTRAGDAHEANLRPTTASPGVGLGLPTIGARPLEPATTGCSSGSCN; this is translated from the coding sequence ATGAACGTGCACGACTCCGAGCGGATCTCCGGCCTCCTCGAGCAGGCCGGGTATGTGGCGGCCGCCGAGGGCGACGAGCCCGACCTGGTCGTGTTCAACACGTGCGCGGTGCGGGAGAACGCCGACAACAAGCTCTATGGGAACCTCTCCCATCTCGCGCCGGTGAAGCGGCGCAAGCCCGGGATGCAGATTGCCGTGGGCGGCTGCCTCGCCCAGAAGGACCGGTCGGCCGTGCTGGACCGGGCACCGTGGGTCGACGTGGTGTTTGGCACGCACAACATCGGGTCGCTGCCGGCGCTGCTGGACCGCGCCCGGCACAACGACGAGGCCCAGGTCGAGATCCTCGAGTCGCTGGACCGCTTCCCGTCGACGTTGCCGGCCCGTCGCGACTCGGCATATTCCGGATGGGTCTCGGTCTCGGTGGGCTGTAACAACACCTGCACGTTCTGCATCGTCCCGTCCCTGCGCGGCAAGGAGACCGACCGCCGGCCCGCCGACATCCTCGCCGAGGTGCAGGCGCTGGTCGACCAGGGCGTGTTGGAGGTGACCCTGCTCGGCCAGAACGTCAACGCCTACGGGATGTCCTTCGCCGACCCGGATCAGCCCCGCAACCGCGGCGCCTTCGCCGATCTGTTGCGCGCCTGCGGCACGATCGACGGGTTGGAACGGGTGCGGTTCACCTCGCCGCATCCGGCGGAGTTCACCGACGACGTCATCGAGGCGATGGCGCAGACCCCCAATGTCTGTCCCCAGCTGCACATGCCGTTGCAGTCGGGCTCGGATCGGGTGCTGCGGGCGATGCGGCGGTCCTACCGCCAGTCGAAGTACCTCGGGATCCTCGATCGGGTCCGGGCGGCGATGCCGCACGCGGCCATCACGACCGACATCATCGTCGGGTTCCCGGGTGAGACCGAGGAAGACTTCCAGGCGACGCTCGACGTCGTCGAGGCCGCTCGGTTCAGCTCGGCCTTCACGTTCCAGTACTCGCCCCGCCCGGGTACCCCGGCGGCCACGATGCCCGACCAGGTGCCGCCAGAGGTGGTCACCGAGCGCTACCAGCGGCTCGTCGCACTGCAGGAGAAGGTCTGCCTCGCCGAGAACGAGACGCTCGTCGGCACCGAGGTCGAGCTGCTCGTCACCGCGGACTCCAGCCGTAAGAGTGCCGAACACGACCGGTTGACCGGTCGGGCCCGCGACGGTCGTCTTGTCCACTTTGTGCCCGGCGCCGGGAACGCAGTGAGCGGGCCGATTCGACCCGGCGCCGGGAACGTAGTGAGCGGGCCGATTCGACCCGGCGCCGGGAACGCAGTGAGCGGGCCGATCAGACCCGGCGATGTGGTGACGACGACGATCACGGCGGCGGCGCCGCACCATCTCATGGCCGACGGGGGAGTGACCACGATCCGCCACACGCGGGCCGGGGATGCCCATGAGGCGAATCTGCGGCCGACCACGGCGTCGCCGGGGGTGGGTCTGGGTCTGCCGACCATCGGCGCCCGACCGTTGGAACCGGCGACCACCGGTTGTTCTTCGGGGAGTTGCAACTAA
- a CDS encoding Rv2732c family membrane protein: MTGFDVTDDSTPGFDQFKDDLRKAERKVAGEIDPGARAVVVAVAVLVAAVSLALPHTGSVKGFDVLSYTAGAQEADVAITSRIFVYMVLIFGVLASTLALVTRRWVLAWVALCGCMVSVVAGMLAWWTRTTPGVNAPMGPDGKLLAPTGGIGIGLILGLVAMVVLSFHWARVVWSRNVYQLALEAQRREAAAAEEDRMRDLTQRRTDTDRSDTD, encoded by the coding sequence ATGACGGGATTTGACGTGACTGACGATTCGACGCCTGGGTTCGACCAGTTCAAGGACGATCTGCGCAAGGCGGAGCGCAAAGTGGCCGGGGAGATCGACCCAGGTGCCCGCGCCGTGGTGGTGGCCGTGGCCGTCTTGGTGGCGGCGGTGTCGCTGGCCTTGCCGCACACCGGATCGGTCAAGGGGTTCGACGTGTTGAGCTACACGGCGGGCGCGCAGGAGGCCGACGTCGCAATCACCTCGCGGATCTTCGTGTACATGGTGCTCATCTTCGGCGTGTTGGCCTCGACGTTGGCGTTGGTGACCCGCCGCTGGGTGCTGGCGTGGGTCGCCCTGTGCGGCTGCATGGTGTCGGTGGTGGCCGGAATGCTGGCCTGGTGGACGCGGACGACCCCGGGAGTGAACGCCCCGATGGGCCCGGACGGCAAACTCTTGGCCCCGACGGGCGGGATCGGCATCGGGCTCATCCTGGGGTTGGTGGCCATGGTGGTGCTGTCATTCCACTGGGCCCGCGTCGTGTGGTCGCGCAACGTCTACCAGTTGGCGCTGGAGGCGCAGCGGCGAGAGGCGGCGGCCGCCGAAGAGGACCGGATGCGCGATCTCACGCAGCGGCGCACCGACACCGACCGCTCCGACACCGACTAA